The nucleotide sequence TGATCGACAGCAACCTCTACTACACGACCATGTCTTCGTACGTGCTGCTGCTGGGCATGGCGCTCACGCAGGCCGGGCGCTTCGTGCAGAGCCTGCGCCGCATCGAGAACTTCAACACCGAGCTGATCCAGGAAGTGAACGCGGCCAAGGACGAGCTCGCGGCCACGCTGTCGCAGCGGCATGCGCTGGAGCTCGCGCATGCGCGCATCGGCGAGCGCGTGAACCTCGCGAGCGACCTGCACGACGGCCTGGGCGGCATGCTGGTGGGCAGCATCGCGACGCTGGAGCGCACGCCCGAGCACCTGAGCGCGCCGCAGCTGCTGGCCATGCTCAAGCGGCTGCGCGACGACCTGCGGCTGATCATCGACGCCAACGGCAGCGACGACGGCGCGCATGCGCTCGCCGACCTGGTGGCGCCGCTGCGGCACCGGCTCACGCAGCTGCTCGAGGCCAACGGCATCGAATGCCGCTGGCGCGTGGAAGGCCTGCAGGCGCTGACGCTCGCGCCTTCGCAGAACCTGGACCTGCTGCGCTTCCTGCAGGAGGCGCTGACCAACGTGCTGCGCCACAGCGGCGCGCGGCGGGTCGACGTGTCATTGGTGGAAGAGAACGGCCAGCTGCGGCTGGAGGTGCGCGACGACGGCCGCGGCTTCGAACCCGAGGCGCCGCCGCGCCCCGAGGGCACCGGCCTGCGCAGCCTGCGCACGCGGGCGCGGCGGCTGGGCGGGGCCTTCGAGATCGCCTCGGCGCCGGGTGCCACCCGCGTCGGGCTGCGGATGCCGGTCGGCGCGGCCTGAGGCGAAGGCTAGCGCCTCACTCGGCCCAGACGATCCAGCCCTGCCAGGCGGTGACGAGGATCAGGATGCCGAAGGCGATGCGGTACCAGGCGAACGGGATGAAGCTGTGCGAGCTGATGTAGCGCAGCAGCCAGCGCACGCACAGCCAGGCGCTGAGGAACGAGAACAGCAGGCCGACCGCGAACAGCGGGATGTCGGCCACCGACAGCAGCGAGCGCACCTTGTAGAGGCTGTAGACGCCGGCGCCGATCAGCGTCGGGATCGCGAGGAAGAACGAGAAGTCGGTGGCCGCCTGGCGCGACAGCCCCAGCAGCATGCCGCCGATGATGGTGGAGCCGCTGCGGCTGGTGCCCGGCACCATCGCGAAGCACTGCACCAGGCCGACCTTGAGGGCGTCCCAGGGCGTCATGTCGTCGACGTTCTCGACCCGCACCGAGCCCGGCGGCCGCTTCTCGGCCCACAGGATGATGAAGCCGCCGATGATGAAGGTGCTGGCCACCACGGCCGGCGTGAACAGGTGTTCCTTGATGACCTTGCCGAACAAGAGGCCCAGCACCACCGCGGGCAGGAAGCCGATCAGCACGTTGAGCGCGAAGCGCTGCGCCTTGGCCTGGCGCGGCAGCGCCACCACGGTCGAGCGGATCTTCTGCCAATAGACCATGATCACCGCGAAGATTGCGCCGGTCTGGATCGCGATCTCGAACACCTTGCCGCGCTCGTCGTCGAAGCCGCCGAGCAGCGAGCCCGCAAGAATCAGGTGGCCGGTCGACGAGATCGGGAGAAATTCGGTCAGCCCCTCCACGATGCCCATGACGGCGGCCTTGACCAACAGAACGATATCCAACGCGTACTCCTTGAAAGAGCGGCAATTATCGCGAGGGAGCCGGTCAGGTCCGGTTCAGGCTCCGCGGGCTGCCGCCGTGGCTCGGCGGCCCATCTTCGTATCGTTCTATGACATACCTAGTTTGGGGGATGGCGCCCACCGCCGGGCGCGGTCACAGTCCACTCGCGCCGACGCCCCACGTCGGCGGCCAACCGAAGGACATTGCATGCTCGCCCCCGCGCCCGAGCGCGAAAAAGACGCCGACGAACTGCTGCTGTGCCTCGAGGAACATGCGTCGACCGCCGACGACCATGCGGCGCACGCGCGCCGCGATGCGCGCCGCCGCGACGCCGAACGGCAGGCCGCCCTGTGCCGCGCCGCCCGCGCCACCGGCGCCTCGACCGGCGAGCTGGAACGGCTCGCGCGCTGCCTCGGCGAGATCGACCGCCGCGGCCGTGGCGCCACGCTGGTGGCCGAGGGCCAGGTCGCGGCCGACCGGCTGTCGCAGCGCCTGCAGCCGCTGGACCTGGAAGACGGCCACATGGCCTGGCAGATGGCCGGCGCCGCCGAATACATCGAACGCGGACTGACGCAGGCGCTCGACCCCGCCCATGACCGCAAGTGGTATGCGCGCTGGCAGCTCTGGAGCTTCCTGCTCGGCGGCGCCGATGCCGCCCATGCGCTGGCGCTGCAGGGCCTGGCGCTGCGGCCCTGCGGACCGCGCGACCCGCAGGCCGATCTCACGGCGCGCGCGCGCCGCATCCTCGAGAGCTGGCGCCGCACCTCGTGCACCTGCTTCTGGAGCGCGATGGAGGACTGCGTGCGGCAGCAGGGCTTCTCGCTCGAGACCCAGGCCTACCTGATGCACGCGGTGGCGACCCTGTTCGACGGCGATGCGATGAAGCTCTCGAACGCCGAGTGCGAGCGGCTCAACGAGCTGCTGGTCGAGACCTACTGCGACGCGCTGGGCACCAGCGGCGCCATGCCCTCGGCCGAGATCTACCGCCGCATGGCCGACGGCCTGCAGGCCGTGGACCGCGCGACCGGGCGCCCGCGCACGCTCGGGCGCAGCGACGCGGCGCAGATCGCCGCCACCGCGATCTACACGCTGCTGCGCGGCGACCGTTCAGCCTGAGGTGCGCCGGCGCAGCGCGCGCACCGCGCTGTCGACCGTGGTCAGCACCGGCAGCCCCGAGGCGCTTTCGCAGGCCGCGCGGGCGCGGGCCATGCTGAACTGCGCGAGCGCGATGTGGCTGCAGCCCTGCGCGCGCAAGGCCTCGGCCTGCGCCGCGATCAACGCATCGTGCCGCGCCCCGTCGCCCGCGTTGAGCGCCTCGAGCGCCCCTTCGGCGAGTGCCGGCACCAGCGAGACGCCGGCCGGGAATTCGGGCGGCATCGAGGCCAGCGTGGGCGCGAAGGTCGCGATCAGCCCGAGCCGCGCGCCGGGGCCGGCTTCATGCAGCGCCTGCACCGCCTCCTCCACCATCGCCTCGTTGGGCTTGAGCACCGGCAGCGCCGCATGGCGCTTGGCCACCGCCTCGATGCAGGCACCGAAGGCCGAGCAGGTGAAGAGGATGCCCTCGGCGCCGGTGTCGACCGCGTATTGCGCGAGCCGCTGGAAGCGCTCGTGCATGGCCGCGTCGAGCCCGCGTCCGTCGCGCGCGAGATCGGCCGACAGGCTGTCGTCGAGCAGGTTCATGCGCAGCGCCCGCGGCCAGTCGCGCGCGAAGGCCTCGTTGATGGGCGCGACCGAATGCGCGAGCGCGTGGATCAGGGCGATGCGGGTCATGGAAAACGTGTTGCGGCTCAGATGCCCTTCGACGAGGGATTGGTGAAGGCTTCCTTCGTCTCGGCGTTGAGCGGGTAGTTGATGTTGATGCCCTTGGGCGGAATGGGCGAGGTGAACCACTTGCCGTAGAGCGTCTCCATCTCGCCGGACTTCATCATGCCCGAGACCACGCGGTCGACGATGGCCTTGAAGGCCGGATCGTCCTTGCGGAACATCAGCGACTGGTTCTCGGTGCGCAGGCTCTCGCCGGTGATCAGGAAGTCCTTCGGGTTGCGCGCATTCGCCAGTTGGCCGGCCAGCAGGATGTCGTCGAGCACGAAGGCCTGCGCGCGGCCGCTCTCCACCAGCAGGAAGGAATCGCTGTGGTCCTTGCCGCCGAGGCTCGTGACCTCGAGGTTCTTGCCCTTGTCGGCCTCGCGCAGCAGCCGGAACGAGGTGGTGCCGGTGGTGGTCACCACCGTCTTGCCCTGCAGGTCGGCGATGCTCCTGATGCCCGAATCGGCCTTCACCAGCATGCGCACGTTGTAGCGGAAGATGTCGGGCGAGAAGGCCACCAGCTTCTGGCGCTCGACCAGGTTGGTGGTGGAGCCGCACTCGATGTCGACCGTGCCGTTCTGCACCAGCGGGATGCGGTTGGCCGAGGTCACGGCCTGGTAGCGGATCTCGATCGCCGGCATCCTGAGTTCGCTCTTCACCGCTTCCACGATGCGCTTGCAGATCTCGATGCTGTAGCCGACCGGCTTGAGGTTGCCGTCGAGGTACGAGAAGCCGAACGAGGACTCGCGGTAGCCGAAGGTGATGGCACCGCTGGCCTTGATCTTGGCGAGGGTGTCGTTCTCCTGCGCGCTCGCGGAAAGCGCCGGCAGCACGAGGGCGGCGGCGAGCAGAAAGAAGGAAAACGGCAGGCGTGGCTTGGGCATGGAGGGGCTCCTCGAGGCGGTGGGTGAAGGAAAAAGGGAAGGAAGAAGCGCGAGCTCAGCCCGCGGCGCGGCGCGTGACCGCGTCGACGGCATCCGCGAGCCGCGCGGCGATCTCGCGCAGTTCGTCGCGCGTGGCGACGAAGGGCGGCGCGAGCAGCACGTGGTCGCCCTGGCGGCCGTCGACCGTGCCGCCGAAGGGATAGCACAGCAGCCCGCGCGCCATCGCCTCCTTCTTGACGGCCGCATGCAGCTTGAGCGCGGGATCGAAGGGCGTCCTGCCCGCGCGCTCGGCCACCAGTTCGAGGCCCCAGAAGAAGCCGCGGCCGCGGATGTCGCCCACGTGCGGATGGGCGCCGAGCGCCTCGGCCAGCATCGCGCCGAAGGCGATGCCGTCCTCGCGCACCTTCGCGACCAGGCCCGCGCGCCGGATCGTCTGCTGCACCGCGAGCGCGGCGGCGCAGGCCATCGGATGGCCGAGGTAGGTGTGGCCATGCTGGAAGAAGCCGCTGCCCTGCGACATCGCCTCGACCACCCTGCGCTGCGCGAGCACCGCGCCCACCGGCTGGTAGCCGCCGCCCAGGCCCTTGGCGATGGTCATCAGGTCGGGCACCACGCCCTCCTGCTCGCAGGCATGCAAGCTGCCGGTGCGGCCCATGCCGCACATCACCTCGTCGAGGATCAGCAGCACGCCGTACTTGTCGCAGACCGCACGCACCGCCTGGAAGTAGCCCGGCACCGGCACCAGCACGCCGGCGGTGGCTCCGCCCACGGTCTCGGCGACGAAGGCGATCACGCGGTCGGCGCCCTGCGCGAGGATCGCGGCCTCGAGCTCGTTCGCAAGCCGCTGGCCGTATTGCGCCGGGCTCTCGTCGGCGCGCTGCTCGCGGTAGGGATAGCAGGGCGACACGTGCGTGGCCGGCACCAGGATCGGCGCGAAGGGCTCGCGCCGCCAGGCATTGCCGCCGACCGCGAGCGCGCCCAGTGTGTTGCCGTGGTAGCTCTGGCGCCGCGCGATGAAGTGGGTGCGCTGCGGCTGGCCGATCTCGACGAAGTACTGGCGCGCCATCTTGAGCGCGGCCTCCACCGCCTCGGAACCGCCGCTCACGAGGTAGGCATGGCTCATGCCTTCGGGCGCCGCGCCGATCAGCTCGTCGGCCAGGCGCTCGGCCACCTCGCTGGTGAAGAAGCTGGTGTGGGCATAGGCCAGCCGGTCGATCTGCGCATGCATCGCGGCCAGCACCTCGGGATGCGCATGGCCCAGCGAGGACACGGCCGCACCGCCCGAGGCATCGAGGTATTCGCGGCCCTCGGCGTCGCGGATGTAGAGGCCGTGCGAGCCCGTGGCGACGGGCGGGGTCTGGCGGAGATGGCGGTGGAAGACGTGCGTCATGGCGTGGAGACCGGCGGATGGAGTTTGGAACCAACGTTTCGTCGAATTATTTCCTGGAACATTTGTTCCGTCAACCGTTCCGCTCGTTTCGCCTGTTCCAGCCCCGGCACGGGACAGCGGGTACGCCTCCGGTACATTCGTTCCAACGCCAAAAAAAGAGGAACGCCGCCATGGGCGCCAGAGACCAGATCCGCCAGCGCTTCGACGAGCTGAGCCCCGCGCTGCAGCAGGTGGCGCGCTACGTGCTCGACCATCCGAACGAGGTGGTCACGGGCTCGATGCGCGGCATCGGCACGCGCGCGCAGAGCACGCCCGCCACCCTGGTGCGCTTCGCCCAGACGCTGGGCTTCGACGGCTGGCCGCAGCTCAAGGCCGCCTTCGCCACCGATATGGGCCTGGGCACGGAGGCCTACGGCGCACGCGCGCAGCAGCTCGTGGGCCGCGCGCGCGACCGCGGCCTGACCGGCGAGATGTTCGAGGTGCAGCGCCGCAACCTCGAGGCCACGCAGCAGCAGAGCGGACAGGCGCTGCAGAAGGTCTGCGCGCTGATGGAGAAGGCGCCCGCGGTGCACGCGGCCGGCTTTCGCGCCTGCTACCCGATCGCCTTCTCCTTCGTCTACGTCTACCGGCTCTTTCGCGCCAGCGTGCACCTGGTCGACGGCCAGGGCGGCACGCTCGAGATGCAGCAGCGCGCCTTCGGGCGCGGCGACGTGGTGCTGATCGCGAGCTTCGCGCCCTACTCGCGCGAGGCGCTGCAGGTGGCCGAGGCCGCCAAGGCCGCGGGCAGCCGCATCGTGGCGCTGACCGACAGCCTCGGCTCACCGCTCTCGCTGCGCGCCGACGAGACGCTGCTTTTCACCATCCACAGCCC is from Variovorax paradoxus and encodes:
- a CDS encoding MurR/RpiR family transcriptional regulator, whose translation is MGARDQIRQRFDELSPALQQVARYVLDHPNEVVTGSMRGIGTRAQSTPATLVRFAQTLGFDGWPQLKAAFATDMGLGTEAYGARAQQLVGRARDRGLTGEMFEVQRRNLEATQQQSGQALQKVCALMEKAPAVHAAGFRACYPIAFSFVYVYRLFRASVHLVDGQGGTLEMQQRAFGRGDVVLIASFAPYSREALQVAEAAKAAGSRIVALTDSLGSPLSLRADETLLFTIHSPSFFPSVAAGVAVAEALVELLASRAGKAVIRRIDQAEAQLFESGAYLVPPVARGG
- a CDS encoding amino acid ABC transporter substrate-binding protein, which translates into the protein MPKPRLPFSFFLLAAALVLPALSASAQENDTLAKIKASGAITFGYRESSFGFSYLDGNLKPVGYSIEICKRIVEAVKSELRMPAIEIRYQAVTSANRIPLVQNGTVDIECGSTTNLVERQKLVAFSPDIFRYNVRMLVKADSGIRSIADLQGKTVVTTTGTTSFRLLREADKGKNLEVTSLGGKDHSDSFLLVESGRAQAFVLDDILLAGQLANARNPKDFLITGESLRTENQSLMFRKDDPAFKAIVDRVVSGMMKSGEMETLYGKWFTSPIPPKGININYPLNAETKEAFTNPSSKGI
- a CDS encoding aspartate aminotransferase family protein, with amino-acid sequence MTHVFHRHLRQTPPVATGSHGLYIRDAEGREYLDASGGAAVSSLGHAHPEVLAAMHAQIDRLAYAHTSFFTSEVAERLADELIGAAPEGMSHAYLVSGGSEAVEAALKMARQYFVEIGQPQRTHFIARRQSYHGNTLGALAVGGNAWRREPFAPILVPATHVSPCYPYREQRADESPAQYGQRLANELEAAILAQGADRVIAFVAETVGGATAGVLVPVPGYFQAVRAVCDKYGVLLILDEVMCGMGRTGSLHACEQEGVVPDLMTIAKGLGGGYQPVGAVLAQRRVVEAMSQGSGFFQHGHTYLGHPMACAAALAVQQTIRRAGLVAKVREDGIAFGAMLAEALGAHPHVGDIRGRGFFWGLELVAERAGRTPFDPALKLHAAVKKEAMARGLLCYPFGGTVDGRQGDHVLLAPPFVATRDELREIAARLADAVDAVTRRAAG
- a CDS encoding undecaprenyl-diphosphate phosphatase, producing the protein MDIVLLVKAAVMGIVEGLTEFLPISSTGHLILAGSLLGGFDDERGKVFEIAIQTGAIFAVIMVYWQKIRSTVVALPRQAKAQRFALNVLIGFLPAVVLGLLFGKVIKEHLFTPAVVASTFIIGGFIILWAEKRPPGSVRVENVDDMTPWDALKVGLVQCFAMVPGTSRSGSTIIGGMLLGLSRQAATDFSFFLAIPTLIGAGVYSLYKVRSLLSVADIPLFAVGLLFSFLSAWLCVRWLLRYISSHSFIPFAWYRIAFGILILVTAWQGWIVWAE
- a CDS encoding arylsulfatase, with translation MTRIALIHALAHSVAPINEAFARDWPRALRMNLLDDSLSADLARDGRGLDAAMHERFQRLAQYAVDTGAEGILFTCSAFGACIEAVAKRHAALPVLKPNEAMVEEAVQALHEAGPGARLGLIATFAPTLASMPPEFPAGVSLVPALAEGALEALNAGDGARHDALIAAQAEALRAQGCSHIALAQFSMARARAACESASGLPVLTTVDSAVRALRRRTSG